In Myxococcus stipitatus, the following are encoded in one genomic region:
- a CDS encoding methyl-accepting chemotaxis protein, producing the protein MRAEKAGSIQMGGITAPMGEWRGKAARMCFSEQVIREYRWRALKVFLVWVVPAAPVAAYLNGMTLGVTGWEGVKTVAWVLPPILMGLGVLYPVLLMRWLVGSALRARPGEPPGSRLESILRLPWRIAVGTSWVAWTLGGIWFSIHVCVTWNKPLSMVLVGTLIGACCGVLLGFPISVSMERLFLPLALEEQRRDATRMPPGGGMSWPRQSWFLPFTFGGSIFAALMLSGFVVMVKLESVRDMLHAELLAEGALRSARMLMELGGVLAGELAFSLVWVGGLLLLPGITMWLLARRQARAAEAVRTAIESVAAGRIVAPAWVSTDEIGDLASGMNAVLARLRQLPLMLQSSAARLGEAGSHLHAANDEQQEGFTRQAAALHEAQVTSEEIRRTSRMAADRAEVVLQVARRAEEMGLQGEAAVERSMAGLEDIRAAVDGIQQRLAKLADSATQIADITETVKDLAAQSHVLAVNAAIEAARSGEHGKGFAVVAREVRALADQSIQSTQRIRGILHDIGAGIRDAARMGTESVNTIGTGLDQMRASGSSLRELSLMSQENSAAARQIAAAVTQQNAGITQISTAIADLSHIMDVTMKRLESTREATRTLAHVSGEVGQMAREFNVAG; encoded by the coding sequence ATGCGCGCGGAAAAGGCCGGCTCCATCCAGATGGGTGGAATCACCGCGCCCATGGGGGAGTGGCGCGGGAAGGCGGCCCGTATGTGTTTCAGTGAGCAAGTGATTCGCGAGTATCGGTGGCGCGCGCTGAAGGTGTTCCTGGTCTGGGTGGTGCCCGCAGCACCTGTCGCCGCCTACCTCAACGGGATGACGCTGGGGGTCACCGGTTGGGAGGGCGTGAAGACCGTCGCCTGGGTATTACCGCCCATCCTCATGGGGTTGGGTGTGCTGTATCCCGTCCTGTTGATGCGGTGGCTGGTGGGCAGCGCGCTGCGTGCGCGTCCGGGAGAACCTCCTGGGTCCAGGCTGGAGAGTATCCTGCGGCTGCCATGGCGCATCGCGGTAGGGACCTCCTGGGTCGCATGGACATTGGGCGGCATCTGGTTCTCCATCCACGTGTGTGTGACGTGGAACAAGCCGCTGTCGATGGTGCTGGTGGGCACGCTCATCGGTGCGTGCTGTGGCGTGCTGTTGGGCTTTCCCATCAGCGTGTCGATGGAGCGGCTGTTCCTGCCGCTGGCGCTGGAGGAGCAGCGCCGGGACGCGACGCGGATGCCTCCGGGGGGCGGCATGTCGTGGCCGAGGCAGTCGTGGTTCCTGCCCTTCACGTTCGGCGGCTCCATCTTCGCGGCGCTGATGTTGAGCGGCTTCGTGGTGATGGTGAAGCTGGAGTCCGTCCGGGACATGCTGCACGCGGAGCTGCTGGCGGAAGGGGCGCTGCGGTCCGCGCGGATGTTGATGGAGTTGGGCGGTGTGCTCGCGGGGGAGCTGGCCTTCAGCCTGGTGTGGGTGGGGGGCCTCTTGCTGCTGCCGGGCATCACCATGTGGCTGCTGGCGCGGCGTCAGGCCCGCGCGGCGGAGGCGGTGCGCACGGCCATCGAGTCCGTGGCCGCGGGCCGTATCGTCGCTCCCGCGTGGGTGTCCACGGATGAGATTGGAGACCTGGCGTCGGGGATGAACGCGGTGCTGGCGCGGCTGCGGCAGCTCCCCCTGATGCTCCAGTCGTCCGCGGCGCGGCTGGGCGAGGCGGGAAGCCACCTGCACGCGGCGAATGACGAGCAGCAGGAGGGCTTCACCCGGCAGGCCGCCGCGCTGCATGAGGCGCAGGTGACGTCCGAGGAGATTCGCCGCACGTCGCGCATGGCGGCGGACCGGGCGGAGGTGGTGCTCCAGGTGGCCCGGCGCGCGGAGGAGATGGGCCTCCAAGGGGAGGCCGCGGTGGAGCGGAGCATGGCGGGCCTGGAGGACATTCGCGCCGCGGTGGATGGAATCCAGCAGCGGTTGGCGAAGCTCGCGGACAGCGCCACGCAAATCGCGGACATCACCGAGACGGTGAAGGACCTGGCCGCGCAGTCCCACGTGCTGGCCGTCAACGCGGCCATCGAAGCGGCGCGCTCGGGCGAGCACGGCAAGGGCTTCGCGGTGGTGGCGCGGGAGGTCCGCGCGCTGGCCGACCAGTCCATCCAGTCCACGCAGCGCATCCGCGGCATCCTCCACGACATCGGCGCGGGCATCCGGGACGCGGCGCGCATGGGCACCGAGAGCGTCAACACCATCGGCACGGGCCTGGACCAGATGCGGGCCTCGGGGAGCTCCCTGCGAGAGCTGTCCCTCATGTCGCAGGAGAACTCCGCCGCGGCCCGGCAGATCGCCGCCGCCGTGACGCAGCAGAACGCGGGCATCACCCAGATTTCCACCGCCATCGCCGACCTGTCTCACATCATGGACGTCACGATGAAGCGGCTGGAGTCCACCCGCGAGGCCACCCGCACGCTGGCCCACGTCTCCGGCGAGGTGGGGCAGATGGCGCGCGAGTTCAACGTGGCGGGCTGA
- a CDS encoding iron-containing redox enzyme family protein, with protein sequence MTSPGPEVNVPTLTVPSRRYAPPPLTPTPHPRWMESLLDATRRDWDAACWPPLFRDTAAGLRPPLFYWRRVLSQFFLIVESFPRYMGLSLAKTTYGQSPGDASVRRWLLQNLGVEAKHAEWFIDWVRAIGVEPELLFRVRPLPEVRALHEHLLDTCVHGTLAEGVAATNWAIESITGVWTREVLEPFRAYAADGARIDAASMMWLKAHARYDDMHPVEALEILKLSTDPHEDEPARVTAAARKSLRLYTAAIRACCAD encoded by the coding sequence ATGACCTCTCCCGGCCCGGAAGTGAATGTCCCCACGCTCACCGTCCCCTCCCGTCGCTACGCGCCCCCGCCCCTCACGCCCACGCCGCACCCTCGCTGGATGGAGTCGCTGCTGGACGCGACACGCAGGGACTGGGACGCGGCCTGCTGGCCTCCCTTGTTTCGTGATACCGCGGCCGGCTTGCGCCCGCCGCTCTTCTACTGGCGGCGCGTGTTGTCGCAGTTCTTCCTCATCGTCGAGTCCTTCCCCCGGTACATGGGATTGTCCCTGGCGAAGACGACGTATGGGCAATCCCCGGGCGATGCGAGCGTGCGCCGCTGGCTGTTGCAGAACCTGGGCGTCGAGGCGAAACACGCCGAGTGGTTCATCGACTGGGTGCGTGCGATAGGCGTGGAGCCGGAGCTGCTCTTCCGCGTGCGACCGCTGCCCGAGGTGCGGGCACTCCATGAGCACCTGCTCGACACGTGCGTGCACGGCACGCTGGCGGAGGGGGTGGCCGCCACCAACTGGGCCATCGAGAGCATCACCGGCGTGTGGACCCGCGAGGTCCTGGAGCCCTTCCGGGCCTACGCCGCGGATGGGGCCCGCATCGACGCCGCCTCCATGATGTGGCTCAAGGCCCACGCGCGCTACGACGACATGCACCCGGTGGAGGCGCTCGAAATCCTCAAGCTCTCCACGGACCCGCACGAGGATGAACCCGCGCGGGTGACAGCCGCCGCGCGCAAGTCGCTGCGCCTGTACACCGCCGCCATCCGCGCCTGCTGCGCCGACTAG
- a CDS encoding NUDIX hydrolase has translation MDSPNTAPLLRELLARHVPEDAKERQDLELMRHHAATLPSPFSRAQPEAHFTGSAVVVDPEGSRVLLVLHGKLNRWLQPGGHSDAVDGGDMQATALREAREETGCRIQLHPTAPRPLDVDVHTIPARRDEPEHLHLDVRYLVYAEDPESLAHDPSESSGAQWLTWEEALSRADEAPLRRMLDKARRLVMSRTP, from the coding sequence ATGGATTCCCCGAACACCGCCCCGCTCTTGCGAGAGCTGCTTGCCCGCCATGTCCCCGAGGATGCCAAGGAGCGCCAGGACCTGGAGCTGATGCGCCACCACGCGGCGACGCTGCCGTCCCCTTTCTCCCGCGCGCAACCCGAAGCCCACTTCACCGGCAGCGCCGTGGTGGTGGACCCGGAGGGCTCGCGCGTGTTGCTGGTGCTGCACGGCAAGCTCAATCGCTGGCTTCAGCCTGGAGGGCACTCGGACGCGGTGGACGGTGGAGACATGCAGGCCACCGCGCTGCGCGAGGCCCGCGAGGAGACCGGCTGCCGCATCCAGCTCCACCCCACCGCGCCCCGCCCGCTGGACGTGGATGTCCACACCATTCCCGCACGGCGCGACGAGCCCGAGCACCTGCACCTGGATGTGCGCTACCTCGTGTACGCGGAGGACCCGGAGTCGCTCGCGCATGACCCTTCCGAGTCTTCAGGCGCGCAATGGCTCACATGGGAGGAGGCGCTCTCACGCGCCGATGAGGCACCTCTGCGACGCATGCTCGACAAGGCGCGGCGTCTGGTGATGTCTCGCACACCGTGA
- a CDS encoding sigma-54 dependent transcriptional regulator, with product MARILVIDDHDTLREGMTVTLTRSGHAVSAVRGGADGLAAYRKAPFDLVVTDLKMDGMDGIAVTQALKALDAAAVVMVVTAFGTIETAVKAMQEGAYDFITKPFTPDVLRAKVDKGLELASTKRRVEKLEARTAAHDADAALSHGSLVGDSEPMQRLLTQARKAAQSDATVLVRGESGTGKELIARMLHQQSPRRDGPFVVVHCAALAETLLESELFGHERGSFTGAVKRKLGRFELADQGTLFLDEIGEIPHSVQTKLLRVLQEKEIQRVGGEETLKVDVRVVSATHRDLQAEVKAGRFREDLYYRLHIVPLTLPPLRERPEDIPALARHFVSKHAPRVNRRIQGLEEDALRALARHAWPGNVRELENVVEQALVFAEGEMLTPADLPAHLTGGAPRMDAGLPVPHGDRPLPEILEDLERQLIARAYEKAAGVKTETARLLGIKTSALYYKLEKYGFLPKGTPPEEG from the coding sequence ATGGCGCGCATTCTCGTCATCGACGACCACGACACCCTTCGCGAGGGGATGACCGTCACCCTCACGCGCTCCGGCCACGCCGTGTCCGCGGTCCGCGGCGGCGCGGACGGACTCGCCGCCTACCGCAAGGCGCCCTTCGACCTGGTCGTCACGGATTTGAAGATGGACGGGATGGACGGCATCGCGGTGACGCAGGCGCTCAAGGCGCTGGATGCCGCCGCCGTCGTCATGGTGGTGACGGCGTTCGGCACCATCGAGACCGCGGTGAAGGCGATGCAGGAGGGCGCCTACGACTTCATCACCAAGCCCTTCACGCCCGACGTGCTGCGCGCCAAGGTGGACAAGGGGCTGGAGCTGGCCAGCACGAAGCGGCGCGTGGAGAAGCTGGAGGCGCGCACCGCCGCGCACGACGCGGACGCGGCGCTCTCCCACGGCAGCCTGGTGGGCGACAGCGAGCCCATGCAGCGGCTGCTCACCCAGGCGCGCAAGGCCGCGCAGAGCGACGCCACCGTGCTGGTGCGCGGCGAGAGCGGCACCGGCAAGGAGCTCATCGCGCGCATGCTGCACCAGCAGTCGCCGCGCCGGGACGGGCCCTTCGTCGTCGTGCACTGCGCGGCGCTGGCGGAGACGCTGCTGGAGAGCGAGCTGTTCGGCCACGAGCGGGGCTCCTTCACCGGCGCGGTGAAGCGCAAGCTGGGCCGCTTCGAACTGGCCGACCAAGGCACCCTCTTCCTCGACGAAATCGGGGAGATTCCCCACTCGGTGCAGACCAAGCTGCTCCGCGTGCTCCAGGAGAAGGAGATTCAACGCGTGGGCGGCGAGGAGACGCTCAAGGTGGACGTGCGCGTGGTGAGCGCCACGCACCGGGACTTGCAGGCGGAGGTCAAGGCGGGCCGCTTCCGCGAGGACCTCTACTACCGGCTGCACATCGTCCCGCTCACGCTGCCGCCCCTGCGCGAGCGCCCCGAGGACATCCCCGCGCTGGCCCGCCACTTCGTCTCCAAGCACGCCCCCCGCGTCAACCGGCGCATCCAAGGACTGGAGGAGGACGCCCTGCGCGCGCTGGCCCGCCATGCGTGGCCGGGCAACGTGCGCGAACTGGAGAACGTCGTGGAGCAGGCGCTCGTCTTCGCCGAGGGCGAGATGCTCACGCCCGCCGACCTCCCCGCGCACCTCACCGGCGGCGCGCCGCGCATGGACGCGGGCCTGCCCGTGCCGCATGGCGACCGGCCCCTGCCTGAAATCCTCGAGGACCTCGAGCGTCAGCTCATCGCCCGCGCCTATGAGAAGGCCGCGGGGGTGAAGACGGAGACGGCCCGCCTGCTGGGCATCAAGACGTCGGCGCTGTACTACAAGCTGGAGAAGTACGGTTTCCTGCCCAAGGGCACACCGCCCGAGGAAGGATGA
- a CDS encoding TetR family transcriptional regulator, with protein MNLRPLVLALCLQLGVPAWGASGVESARARAQVARAEARTLRTQQQGLRDELQSVSTRIQTLKAERQGSLTAGTELESALRRSQELSGSLTRLAQAVSTAEGESERAHVALHQALSEELARLRGAWDGTADRDARARLLEAMRTTRAERDAVRAALPASQVPMLDKATSGGDDPEDLLAQADALRDAEDKVRERLKLLRAHITEVREEKDLDRRMSDFLGEESMFDEQDRRLRVRMRSDRSIQVEPTSRDGSPFLAEGTAGGPPPQVGGNPNYPGNPGPDGPSTPTSPDSTSLRATDRRPQVEAVRAQMLAAGGPVNLSQMEDEARRLESLARELDRRASDMEHRARELAAP; from the coding sequence ATGAATCTCCGCCCCCTCGTGCTGGCGTTGTGCCTGCAACTGGGCGTGCCCGCGTGGGGCGCGTCCGGCGTGGAGTCGGCGCGTGCCCGGGCCCAGGTGGCGAGGGCGGAGGCGCGGACGCTGAGGACGCAGCAGCAGGGCCTGCGCGACGAGCTCCAGTCGGTCTCCACGCGCATCCAGACGCTGAAGGCCGAGCGCCAGGGGAGCCTCACCGCGGGCACGGAGCTGGAGTCGGCGCTGCGGCGCTCGCAGGAACTGAGCGGCTCGCTGACGCGGCTGGCGCAGGCGGTGTCCACGGCGGAGGGCGAGTCGGAGCGCGCGCACGTCGCGCTGCACCAGGCGCTGTCGGAGGAGCTGGCGCGGCTGCGGGGCGCGTGGGACGGCACGGCGGACCGGGATGCGCGCGCGCGGCTGCTGGAGGCCATGCGCACCACCCGCGCGGAGCGGGACGCGGTGCGCGCGGCGCTGCCGGCCTCGCAGGTGCCCATGCTGGACAAGGCGACGTCGGGCGGAGATGACCCCGAGGATTTGCTGGCGCAGGCGGACGCGCTGCGCGACGCCGAGGACAAGGTTCGCGAGCGGCTCAAGCTCCTGCGCGCGCACATCACCGAGGTGCGCGAGGAGAAGGACCTGGACCGCCGGATGAGCGACTTCCTCGGCGAGGAGTCCATGTTCGACGAGCAGGACCGCCGGCTGCGGGTGCGCATGCGCTCGGACCGGAGCATCCAGGTGGAGCCCACCTCCCGCGATGGCAGCCCGTTCCTCGCGGAAGGGACGGCGGGGGGCCCGCCGCCGCAGGTGGGAGGCAACCCCAACTATCCTGGGAACCCGGGCCCGGACGGCCCCTCCACCCCCACGTCGCCAGACTCGACGTCCTTGCGCGCCACGGACCGGCGGCCCCAAGTCGAGGCCGTGCGCGCGCAGATGCTGGCGGCCGGAGGACCGGTGAACCTGTCGCAGATGGAGGACGAGGCGCGCCGGCTGGAGTCCCTCGCCCGGGAGCTGGACCGTCGGGCCAGCGACATGGAGCACCGCGCCCGGGAGCTCGCGGCGCCCTGA
- a CDS encoding tetratricopeptide repeat protein, which translates to MSDARLEQFKKMVADFPDSPMSHFSLGKLYLDRKQYAEAAASLESAVRLDPSYAAAMVALGDALSGAGQSERAREVLTRAREHALAQNHPGLAEEIDERISDLG; encoded by the coding sequence ATGAGCGACGCCCGGCTGGAACAGTTCAAGAAGATGGTGGCCGACTTCCCGGACTCCCCCATGAGCCACTTCTCCCTCGGGAAGTTGTACCTGGACCGCAAGCAGTACGCCGAGGCGGCCGCCAGCCTGGAGTCGGCCGTCCGCCTGGACCCGTCCTACGCCGCGGCCATGGTGGCCCTGGGCGACGCGCTGTCCGGCGCCGGGCAGTCGGAGCGGGCCCGGGAGGTGCTCACCCGCGCCCGGGAGCACGCCCTGGCCCAGAACCACCCGGGGCTCGCCGAGGAGATCGACGAGCGCATCTCCGACCTGGGCTGA
- the rsfS gene encoding ribosome silencing factor, translating into MATKKKTTTPRKKSGTRAPAARKKTAGKAATGKKAGPGKAPARKKTAGRAPLKKKARLPAAPQQQTGPAENPKAQALARRMGQLLLDKKALDVVILDVRGMTSYADYIVIASGESDRQVSAMAEHVQVQLKQGAEAERPLGTEGVETGQWVLLDYGEVVAHLFLADLRAHYDLEGLWADAAREKVS; encoded by the coding sequence ATGGCAACGAAGAAGAAGACGACGACCCCACGAAAGAAGAGCGGCACCCGGGCCCCCGCGGCCCGGAAGAAGACGGCGGGCAAGGCGGCCACGGGCAAGAAGGCGGGCCCGGGCAAGGCCCCCGCTCGCAAGAAGACGGCGGGCCGCGCCCCCCTGAAGAAGAAGGCCCGGCTGCCAGCCGCGCCACAACAGCAGACCGGCCCCGCGGAGAACCCCAAGGCGCAGGCGCTGGCGCGGCGCATGGGTCAGCTCCTCCTGGACAAGAAGGCGCTGGACGTCGTCATCCTCGACGTGCGGGGCATGACCTCCTACGCGGACTACATCGTCATCGCCTCCGGCGAGAGCGACCGCCAGGTGAGCGCCATGGCCGAGCACGTCCAGGTGCAGCTCAAGCAGGGCGCGGAGGCGGAGCGTCCCCTGGGCACCGAGGGCGTGGAGACGGGCCAGTGGGTGCTGCTCGACTACGGCGAGGTGGTGGCGCACCTGTTCCTCGCGGACCTGCGCGCGCACTATGACCTGGAAGGTCTCTGGGCGGACGCGGCCCGGGAGAAGGTGTCCTGA
- a CDS encoding 23S rRNA (pseudouridine(1915)-N(3))-methyltransferase RlmH, with translation MKVRLLSIGKDRSGLYEPAVQEYVRRLGHYTRFELVELTEASGKKLKPGDAKASEAEAILSRRKPQDWVVALDERGSLLDSVELSRYVGKAQTGAKDLLFVIGGDEGLDASVRDAANLTLSLSKMTLPHRLARVVLVEQLYRAFTILKGEPYHK, from the coding sequence CTGAAGGTCCGCCTCCTCTCCATCGGCAAGGACCGCTCCGGCCTCTACGAGCCGGCGGTCCAGGAGTATGTCCGCCGTCTGGGGCACTACACCCGGTTCGAGCTGGTGGAGCTGACCGAGGCGAGCGGCAAGAAGCTCAAGCCCGGCGACGCCAAGGCCTCCGAGGCGGAGGCCATCCTCTCGCGGCGCAAGCCGCAGGACTGGGTGGTGGCGCTGGACGAGCGGGGCTCGCTGCTCGACTCGGTGGAGTTGAGCCGATACGTGGGCAAGGCCCAGACGGGCGCCAAGGACCTGCTGTTCGTCATCGGCGGTGACGAGGGCCTGGACGCAAGCGTGCGCGACGCGGCGAACCTCACCCTGTCGCTGTCGAAGATGACGCTGCCCCACCGGCTGGCGCGGGTGGTGCTCGTGGAGCAGCTCTACCGCGCGTTCACCATCCTCAAGGGTGAGCCGTACCACAAGTAG
- a CDS encoding RNA ligase RtcB family protein, translating into MSTPGTTPSPTPSAPVRIIASPQSWVEGEAVRQLEAVARLPGMRMAVGLPDLHPGKGAPVGAAFTSEGILYPYLVGSDIGCGMGLWDVGMLARKAKAERWAAKLDVEGAWNGDVEGFLADEGVKPGGFEGSLGTVGGGNHFAEVQRVEAVHDAETFASLGLAADRLLLLVHSGSRGLGESILRAHVDRHAAGGLAADSNEASSYLTRHDHAVAWARANRALVARRMLDGIGAPGRKVLDVCHNSVTARRDAQGTRWLHRKGAAPSDEGPVVIPGSRGALSYLVAPVGDGTGNAFSLAHGAGRKWTRTAARERIKERFTAESLTRTSFKSHVICENKDLLFEEAPPAYKPIDRVVTDLVEAGLVRVVATLAPVLTYKTRSQEE; encoded by the coding sequence ATGAGCACCCCCGGCACGACCCCCTCCCCCACCCCCTCCGCGCCCGTGCGCATCATCGCCTCACCCCAGTCATGGGTCGAAGGAGAGGCGGTGCGGCAACTCGAGGCCGTGGCGCGGCTTCCCGGCATGCGGATGGCGGTGGGACTTCCCGACCTGCATCCCGGCAAGGGCGCTCCCGTCGGAGCCGCCTTCACCTCGGAGGGAATCCTCTATCCCTATCTGGTGGGCAGTGACATCGGCTGCGGCATGGGGTTGTGGGACGTCGGAATGCTCGCTCGCAAGGCCAAGGCGGAGCGGTGGGCGGCGAAGTTGGATGTGGAGGGAGCCTGGAACGGAGACGTGGAAGGCTTCCTGGCGGATGAAGGCGTGAAGCCCGGCGGCTTCGAGGGCTCACTGGGCACGGTGGGCGGTGGCAATCACTTCGCGGAGGTCCAGCGGGTGGAGGCGGTACACGACGCGGAGACCTTCGCGTCGCTAGGGCTGGCGGCGGACCGGTTGCTGCTCCTGGTGCACTCGGGCTCGCGCGGACTGGGCGAGTCGATTCTTCGAGCCCACGTGGACCGGCACGCGGCGGGTGGGCTGGCGGCGGACTCGAACGAGGCTTCCTCCTACCTGACACGGCATGACCACGCGGTGGCGTGGGCCCGGGCCAACCGGGCCTTGGTGGCGCGGCGCATGTTGGATGGCATCGGCGCGCCGGGCCGCAAGGTGTTGGATGTCTGCCACAACAGCGTCACCGCGAGGCGGGACGCGCAGGGCACGCGGTGGTTGCACCGCAAGGGCGCGGCCCCGTCGGACGAAGGGCCCGTGGTGATTCCGGGCAGTCGCGGGGCGCTGAGTTACCTGGTGGCGCCCGTGGGAGATGGGACGGGCAACGCGTTCAGCCTCGCGCACGGCGCGGGACGCAAGTGGACGCGAACGGCCGCCCGGGAGCGCATCAAGGAGCGCTTCACCGCGGAGTCCCTCACGCGCACCAGCTTCAAGAGCCATGTCATCTGCGAGAACAAGGACCTGCTCTTCGAGGAAGCGCCACCTGCGTACAAACCCATAGACCGCGTGGTGACGGACCTGGTGGAAGCGGGGCTGGTGCGAGTGGTGGCCACCCTGGCGCCGGTGCTGACGTACAAGACGCGCTCCCAGGAGGAGTAG
- the gpmI gene encoding 2,3-bisphosphoglycerate-independent phosphoglycerate mutase: MTPAHKVLLCILDGWGIRHEREANAILLAGTPHLDKLTSPYPFTELQTSGLAVGLPEGQMGNSEVGHTNIGAGRIVYQDLVRINRAVESGELAQNPVLRAAMDGVKADGKALHLLGLVSPGGVHSSMEHLFALLRAARERGVAHVYIHAFLDGRDTPPQSALGYVEQLERFLHETHAGRIATVSGRYYAMDRDKRWDRVQLAYEALVHGQGPKAPDALSAIRASYAEKVTDEFVKPTLIASGDGTPVGRIQDGDTVVFFNFRADRARELTQALAYPDFKQFDRGGLRLGRYVCMTQYDETFDLPVAFGPDQPQDIFPELLARQGLRQFRTAETEKYAHVTFFFNGGREVVYPGEDRFLVPSPRDVKTYDLKPEMSAREVTAELVRRLDSGTYDFALANFANPDMVGHSGRLDAAMQAVRVVDECLGVLGKACERNGWVMAISADHGNCEQMVDPVTGEPHTAHTLNPVPFHLIHPAFRGQKLRPGILADIAPTLCKVMNLPQSKEMNRMGVLP; the protein is encoded by the coding sequence ATGACTCCCGCACACAAGGTCCTGCTCTGCATCCTGGACGGCTGGGGCATCCGCCACGAGCGCGAGGCGAATGCCATCCTCCTGGCCGGAACGCCGCACCTCGACAAGCTGACGAGCCCCTATCCGTTCACCGAGCTGCAGACCTCCGGACTGGCCGTGGGCCTGCCCGAGGGGCAGATGGGCAACTCGGAGGTGGGCCACACCAACATCGGCGCGGGCCGCATCGTCTACCAGGACCTGGTGCGCATCAACCGCGCGGTGGAGTCCGGAGAGCTGGCGCAGAACCCGGTGCTTCGCGCGGCGATGGACGGCGTGAAGGCGGACGGCAAGGCGCTGCACCTGCTGGGGCTGGTGTCGCCCGGCGGTGTGCACTCGTCGATGGAGCACCTGTTCGCCCTGCTGCGCGCCGCGCGCGAGCGAGGGGTTGCGCACGTCTACATCCACGCGTTCCTGGACGGCCGCGATACGCCGCCGCAGAGCGCGCTGGGCTACGTGGAGCAACTGGAGCGCTTCCTCCATGAGACGCACGCGGGCCGCATCGCCACGGTGAGCGGGCGCTACTACGCCATGGACCGCGACAAGCGGTGGGACCGGGTGCAGCTCGCCTACGAGGCGCTGGTGCACGGCCAGGGGCCCAAGGCGCCGGACGCGCTGAGCGCCATCCGCGCGTCGTACGCGGAGAAAGTCACCGACGAGTTCGTCAAGCCCACCCTCATCGCCAGCGGGGACGGCACGCCGGTGGGCCGCATCCAGGACGGCGACACGGTGGTGTTCTTCAACTTCCGCGCGGACCGGGCGCGGGAGCTGACCCAGGCGCTGGCGTATCCGGACTTCAAGCAGTTCGACCGCGGCGGGCTGCGGCTGGGCCGCTACGTCTGCATGACCCAGTACGACGAGACGTTCGACCTGCCGGTGGCCTTCGGTCCGGACCAGCCGCAGGACATCTTCCCGGAGCTGCTCGCGCGCCAGGGGCTGCGCCAGTTCCGCACCGCGGAGACGGAGAAGTACGCGCACGTGACGTTCTTCTTCAACGGCGGGCGCGAGGTCGTCTACCCAGGAGAGGACCGCTTCCTGGTGCCCAGCCCGCGCGACGTGAAGACGTACGACTTGAAGCCGGAGATGTCCGCGCGCGAGGTGACGGCGGAGCTGGTGCGGCGGCTGGACTCAGGCACGTATGACTTCGCGCTGGCGAACTTCGCCAACCCGGACATGGTGGGCCACAGCGGCCGGCTGGACGCGGCGATGCAGGCGGTGCGCGTGGTGGACGAGTGCCTGGGCGTGCTGGGCAAGGCGTGTGAGCGCAACGGCTGGGTGATGGCCATCTCCGCGGACCACGGCAACTGCGAGCAGATGGTGGACCCCGTCACGGGTGAGCCGCACACGGCGCACACGCTCAACCCGGTGCCCTTCCACCTCATCCACCCGGCCTTCCGCGGGCAGAAGCTGCGCCCCGGCATCCTCGCGGACATCGCCCCCACGCTGTGCAAGGTGATGAACCTTCCGCAGTCCAAGGAGATGAACCGCATGGGCGTCCTGCCTTGA
- a CDS encoding phosphoribosyltransferase family protein: MLKALLDVLYPPACIACARVLPGPGAFFCETCDTAVERLPPACCRTCAEPGTFPGATCPRCRASPPPFSRAWAPFAHEGPIARAIHRFKYEDRPELAAPLAELLAAEARRFLAHAPTLVLALPLHTRRYHARKYDQAQLLAGALAKHLGWEAPVGPLTRTRETQRQVGLTEAERAHNVDGAFTATSDVARRDVLLLDDVFTTGATARAAATALRDAGAARVEVLTFARAFTLT; this comes from the coding sequence GTGCTGAAGGCCCTGCTGGACGTGCTCTATCCCCCCGCGTGCATCGCCTGCGCGCGGGTGCTGCCCGGCCCCGGGGCCTTCTTCTGTGAGACGTGCGACACGGCGGTGGAGCGTCTGCCCCCCGCCTGCTGTCGCACCTGCGCCGAGCCCGGCACCTTCCCCGGCGCCACCTGTCCGCGCTGCCGCGCCTCACCGCCGCCCTTCTCCCGCGCCTGGGCGCCCTTCGCACACGAAGGTCCCATCGCCCGCGCCATCCACCGCTTCAAGTACGAGGACAGGCCGGAGCTGGCCGCGCCCCTCGCGGAGCTGCTCGCCGCCGAGGCCCGTCGCTTCCTGGCCCACGCCCCCACCCTCGTGCTGGCGCTGCCGCTGCACACGCGCCGCTACCATGCGCGCAAGTACGACCAGGCCCAGCTCCTCGCGGGCGCGCTGGCAAAGCACCTGGGCTGGGAAGCACCCGTGGGGCCCCTCACCCGGACCCGTGAAACCCAGCGGCAGGTGGGCCTGACCGAAGCCGAACGCGCCCACAACGTCGACGGCGCCTTCACCGCGACCTCCGACGTCGCCCGCCGTGACGTGCTGCTGCTCGATGATGTCTTCACCACCGGAGCCACCGCTCGCGCCGCCGCCACGGCGTTGCGCGATGCGGGCGCGGCCCGAGTGGAAGTGCTGACGTTCGCCCGGGCCTTCACGCTCACCTGA